The following DNA comes from Epinephelus lanceolatus isolate andai-2023 chromosome 1, ASM4190304v1, whole genome shotgun sequence.
GGAGCCGAGTTCCTCCTCTGCATCCTCCCGCCAGCACCGCTCGGTCTCTCCGGTCCAGATTGAGCCTCCTTGGCTGGGTGTACCTCGATTACCTCGCCATCTTGCAGGCTAGCGTTAGCTCCCACCTCCGCGGCAGCAGACACCCTCCTCGGCGGACGCGCTGCGCCCCTCCGAGCCGGGTGGTTGTCCATTGAGTCGGCTTCTCGACCAGACCGACGCGTGTCTTTGCAACGGTCAGTGTGACACTGTTTGTCGGCTGCAGTCCTGCGGTGACACCGCTGTTACCTCCTGATCCCACAGCGCAGGGAGACGAACCAACACACAACCCGCGCCATGCTCTTCCTGGAAACACAGGTCTTCTTCACTGAGATTTCACTGCAGCTGGTAGTGATGCTGCTCTACTGCCATCTTCGGGATATAATCACCACCTACAGCGTCAGTTTGATTATTATTGGAGATCTAGAATCACAGTCAGAATCATTCACATACAAACTGTAAAGAGTCAGATATGAGTGCATGGTGCTGCAGTGGCATGCAAAGGGTGAACCTGAAACATCATTGGCCTAATGTAAATTAccatgtgtgtctgcctgtgACCCTGTGAAAGGTCATGTCTCAGCTTCTGatctgttagcagttagttaTCATATTAACCTCATGGGGTCTTCACCTTACATGAAGATGTTTAAAACCAGCCCATAGTGTCAGGAACAATCCCTGTGCATTAACAACAAGCAGCCACCCTACcagtaaattatgttttttacaCACAGCACACTGTATCCATCTGCCTCATGTATTTAGAGAACCTGTTGTGTGTATATCATATTTACAGTGGTATGCAAATGTTTCAGTACCCCaaatcaaaattttgtttactgtgaatagttaagtacATAGGAAATTGGCTGATCTCCAAGAGGCACAAAGTTATAGATGACACATtacttcaatattttaagcaagcTTACTTTTTGATTTGACCTTTTCctgttttaaaataacaaaaaggtAGAAGGACCTGAAGCAAAAGTTCGGGCACCTTGCAGGTACTTAATAGAGCCCCCCTTTGGCAAATATCACAGCCTCTAGCTttttagaagaagaagaaaagaagatatactttattttttctcactTCATCAGCCCACAAGTCTTGTTTCCAAAAGCCATCagcttgtttagatgttcctttgcaaacatCTAACACTGAATTTTgcagtgaggacacaggaaagatTTTCCTCTGAtgactgttctactgtgcaagTGTGgttgcacagtagaacagtgcaccaccactccattttcaaattacttttattttaattaaatatatttccTTATaccagtattttgtattttattgtgaaacacttGATAAGAAAGCATTTGATATCTGTAACAAGATACGATTTGATGTATTTGTGCCCATGTTGACTCTTTCTCTCGGCCTGAATCCTCAGCTGCGGTCCTCAACTGACATGATTGAAAACTCTTATTCTTCAGAATCCTCCAGCTCCACTACAGCTTTTACTTCCAGTAGAAAATCCTACAGACAGAGTGAGCTTCTTGTTTATCTTGGTCATTTTCCTCATCACACACATATTGTACTTATACTAAttctctctgtgtccttcttTCGTCCCTGTgttcctctctctttcacacaaacTAAAAGCAGAAGACTAAGGAGAGTGTAGGAGTGTAACCTTGTCATGAGTGAGATGTTGAGTAAGACCTCATATTGGATGGTGAGACAGAATCtgtgaaaatactgtaaatCACATCCTCATGTACTTTGAGAGAACACGGTCTAGAGCACAACTATGTGGGAGAAGATGTGGGGCAATTAATGTTGACCATTCCCATGTAGGCACCAAATGGGATGGGTTTTAAGGACCCTTGGGTCTTTTTCCAGTGggttttagtgagtcattgctgtgtttgtaGTGGCTTTTCAccctcaaacatgttttttttttttttttttggcaacccATCACtaaaaaaaagcagttgtttgttagtgagacattgctgctCTTCCAACTAGGATTGTGCCCCTAActgagtattttaagccaaaaatgATCTTTTCTTAACTATAaccaaatgttgttttttttttgtctaaacctaaccacgttaaccacagcattaatGAAACATAGTTTCATCATATCCTCTACATAACACCAacacatctgtggtttgcagaaacgtacaatgccaacaatttttctggcaattgggttgaaACATGAGAACAAACCTGCCctgttactactgttactagATGCAATAAGCAAACTAAATCAGGAGGAAGTAGTAGCTGAACTTTTAGACCCATTTTTCACCGTTAAAGAGGTGTTCCTCAGGGTTCAATCATAGGTTTTCATAGGTTTTCTCCTTACAATCCACATTAATATCCTGGGgctgtgtgttttaaatatgcATTTGTGTTAAAGCACATTTATTTTAGCCTTCATTTTAACATGACAACATTTTCTTTGCGACCCCCAGTAACCACACACTCAGTGACGAGCTTCTTTCACAACAGTTTATTGATGCTTTGGTCTTGTGACAATCCACACATCAGTTAATTCCTCAAAAGAACAACTGACAGCATCACAACTATCCTGACGATTGTCATTTATAATATCAAACTGATTGTCTTGACATTGTAAGTCACATCTTACATGTAATCTGTAAGCACATATATAACAAACAGACATGCTTGGCTTTGTTCCTACATTCATATACATATAGACTTAATATACATtctttacatacatacagtacatacacaaCAGGCTCCTCTGATTGTCatgaagaaacactgaatatttcAGCTCTGTAGTGACACGTCCAGCACCTGTTTCAGTTGTACAACATATGGAGGCAAAACTGTCGGGATAGATAGTCAAAGCTGAAAATCCACTTAACGTGTGTATAATTCATTGGGAATGCCTTAAGTAGACTTCATGCTAAATTTACAATACTGTATCAGTAACGGTGTCTCCCATGAATAAAAAACATGACACCATAAAAATATTGTTCTGAGTATCACAAACACTCCAACTTCAAGAATTAATATGTAACTTTACTGCatcaaaatgtctaaaaatgacCAGACCAATGTTagatattttattgtattgtgtGCTAACATTATccaaaatgtttccaacaatgttcAAACTTAGGGAAATCTGTAATTCCACTAGAGGACATAGCCTGTGTCATTTGGCCGCCATCAACTGTCAGTGGCATCATATCCCCTGTCTGCCAGGAGCTGTCATAAATTGACTTTATATATCCAGTTTTAAGCCACATTTCTATGACAGACTTTTTAAATCTTCGGTATTTAAACTACATGTTTTGACCAGATGAAGGATTTTAGTGCTTGACATCTGAATTTTAAGgtatcagagaaacaagctgagcaaacGGTAACGGCAGCTCCACTCCACCCAATGctatgccaaacagcattggaaaatgctgatttttaatattaaactgctgtattcagtgtttttgcctgtcttaatcacctggtcttgttgttttggagaggaggagacctctgcagataattcggcccCTGAAgaaaacctcctaaacatctggattttaagttttcagagaaacaagctgagcaaCCATTAGCAGCAGCTTGGCTCTAGCCAATGctatgccaaacagcatcggacaaacactgatttttaatatgaaactgctttatttagtgttattGGTGGTTTTAATCACATGCTCGCTTTGTttcggagaggaggagacctctgaggatGATTCAGCccctggtgaaaacctcctaaacatctggattttaagttttcagagaaaaaaggtgagcacacattggcaggagctgggctagcagcccctccacaatgAGCGAAACAGCTGATTGCAGCTTGTTGTGAGCCAGCTCTATTCAGTGTTTCCACCAGTCTTAATCACATgatctgtttgttctggagaagAGGAGACCACTGTGGATAATTTAGCCCCTGGTAAAAATATCCCGAacaaggaattctaaccaggagaaactGACCCCAATGATGACATTACTTCGTCTTTTGTTATCGTTTTCATTGGAGGCCTAGTGGCAGAAAGTTACATATTGTACATTCAAGTCTTTGAACTATAAGAATTTGAGCCATTGGGTTCAATAAAAATTGAAGTCTTGAAGAGTGTGCCATTCATGTGTGAGGCGAGTCAGCAAgaagttggtaaaaaaaaaaaaaagaaagaaagaaagcctGAGGAAccttgaaaacatttttgcagtGTGTGCCTGGTGAGCAACTTTCACTGGAATGAGTAGGGCACCATCTTTGAACATGGTGTCCTGTTCTCTCAATACATCCATGCAGTTATGTTGCATTCCATTTAATTTGGAAGTTGGATGTCGGAGCAGGGAATGATATCACAACCGAGTTGACTGTGTTGTAGTACAACAAATTGGAAAACCAAGGTGTTGTTAGCAACACTAGCTCAAGACGggttagccattgttagcaataTGAGTTGATAACAATGTATTATGCTGCATTTTGCGCATACTAACACTGTAGCAACATGTCCACACGTAGAAGTTGGACATGGctctgtgtgtgactgttttaatgagacacaaatgGGACAGAAGTGCTAACAAACACTACTGTTGAGGGGCAGGGCAGCTGTGTTGAATTTTGGGGTTGTAAATCTGACTTTAGGGGGTGTTCCAGTTGAAATTTCCAACTTGGAACTCTGAAAGTCTCAACTTTCCAGTACAACTGGAACGCACCATCAGTGCAGTTAACAGGGCCAGTCTTCCAGGGTAGTGGTGTCCATTGTTGTAGCATTCTGGGACAAAGTGGTTGCCGTGGTTACCAGCAGTCAGGATACAGCAGTTACAGCCTCCCAGAAGACACTGATTAAAGCGTATAGACCATTTCACTGGGATTGCATTGCTAGGCAACAGCTtgggtccatgtttacttcctgtcagctgatgtcattcacgtacactgcaaaacattcaaacaggaaatacaaaggaaCCCAGAATGTTCATGTTGTCAAGTTTTAAACTGTCCATTGACAAGTTTATCTGATGTTCTATTGACTTTGTCagtcagtgacatcatcatcaagtccatgatttgattggctgtcagTCTCTCAGTTCCCAGCATCAGCACCTGAGGTCCAGCTCCTCGCATTCCAGCGAGTCATCCTCGCTGGTGTCCATGCCgacctcctctccctcctcagtgcccctctgctcctcctccattacatcccgctcctcctcctcctcctccatcacctccttcTCGCCCTCCTCTTGAcatggagcagcagaggagagaagggaGGTGAGAACATCATCAGCACCTCCGCTCAgagtctctccttctcctcctccatccatccccCAGTCTGCTGTGGTTCCTGGCTCCACCCCCATCTCTCCACCGACACCCTGCCCCGTCTCCatctcacctgtctctgtctcactggTCGTCAGCCTCGTCTCACTGTCCATCCCTGTTTCTCCATTCAATTCCAAACCCGTCCCACCATTCAAACCCAAATCTGTCTCCATCTCCCGACCTGTCGCTGTCTCTTGAGTCAAACCTACCTCAGCCTCTTTATCCAAACCAAcatctttctctccttcctctccttccacACTCAGCCCTGTTTCTGCCTCCCCCCACACCCCCTTTTCATCTTCAAGCCCAGAATCACCACTTAAACTCAGACCTGTCTCACTAACCGGCCCTATCTGTCCACCCAGCCCTGTCTCCAGACATTGTCCTGTCTGTGGTGGCTGGTCTCCAGTCAGTGCTGCTGCTTCCTTGGCTTGTTTGATGCAGTTGATCCACTGCTGTTTGTTGAAGGCGTCGCTGGCCTGGAAGCAGTGGCTCTGCAGCTGACCGCCAGTACGGTCCGAAACCCGGAAGAAGTTCTTTGCTGTgaggaagagagagtgagagagactaTGATTATTATAATTCATCTTGAATGTGCtggatggggttgaggtcagagTTCTGTGCAGGCCAGTCAAGTTTTTCACACCAAATTGAGAAAACCATACTAGAAACTCTATACTCAAGTGTTATTTAGTACTCTAGAACAGtaagtgagattttttttagtgTGTAAAAAACCTTAGTATGAAACCAACAGTGGTGAACTGCAAACTTTTTCTGGTGAAATATTGCAGCATGCAAACACCAGCAATGCGGTAGTGACAACAACGTTCATAGCAGACAGACATAACAGAGCAGCGATTACTACCTCATATAACAGACAGTAACCAAGGCAGCTCTGTAATGTCAATAATGCAAAAATGTTACTTTGAtggctgtaaaatattttttaagttaGCTACAGTTCCCTGTCTCCTTTCATTTATGTCACATACTGTTACTAACGCTCTCCTCTTAATTAACGTCAGCTCACTCCTAACCTACTCAGTTAACACAAGTGTGTGCACAGACAGTCATGTGACCAAACAATGCTGGAAGAACTGAGGTTGGCATGGGTTACCATGATTACACATCTCTAACCAGCAAGGAGGCTCTCAGGAAGTGGTGTGGTGATTACAGCTCAGTGCGTACGACACGCAAATGTTGAACAGTAGTACGCATATTAGGTACGTGGTGAATAGTATGCACTTTTGGACACAGCACATTTCTTCATGGACCTAACTCTGTGTCATGtcgaaacaggaaacagtttcCACAAAGTTAGAAGCTCACTGTTATCTAAAATATCACTGTATGTTGTAGCATTAAGATTTACCTTAACTGAAATTAAGGGCCCAAAACAGCCTCAGACCAAGTGTAAATCAAATTAATTTTGGCCTCAGAGTGTTCTCTATAGTATTATAGTATGGAAGTTGCACAAAGCAACTGTTTTACAAcgtaaaaaaaggaagaaacaacaaacaaacaacctcTTGTGGAACGACAACATTAAATACATCTGTGTTTGTGGTATCATTCTGTGGTATATGTGAGGTACTGACTGCGCTCGTTGTTGCTGAAGGCTCCTCTGATGGACCCGCCCACTCTCATCTCTCCATCTGATAGGTCCTCCAGATCCAGCTGCCggatggggattgactggcggCAGAGCTGGTATCTGACTGGCTGGTCGTTGAGCGAGACAGACCTGGTGATGACGAGGACGTCCTGGAACAGGAACACGTGGAGTTTCTGTaaatagagaaagagaggaaaaatacTTCAATGCCTCTTCACTTGGTGATAATTCTGGTCAGAAAATCAGTAAAATAATCAAAGTAGCAGTAGTGGGCCCTGTATGGTGAAGATAAAAACTAAAAGTAAACAATCACAATTACaaagatgtattttttaaaagttattgTTATATATGCTGTACATAAAAGTATAGTTATATATTATATCTACACCTATATCCAAAGCATAATGTTAAACCTCTGGATTCATGGACTCTACAGACCACATGGGGTGTTGGGTGGTGTGTATAAAACAGTAGAAGTCTACTAACCAGTCCTCTGTTGTTCTTCAGCTCTCCGTGGCAGCAGAGGGTCCTGGACCGCTCGATGAGTCCGTCCCTCTGTCCGTCCTCCGTGTACAACAGGCGGTCCTTGTAGTACTGACACTCAGACTCCCCTGTCCGCTTGTTGATGTCCGCCACCACGCTCTGCACCATCAGCATCTGTGGAACAAACAGTCAACATCCAACCTCAGACACATTTTATATCACCTGATCTGTTTCCTCATTATTCAGCATGAAGTGACTGTTTGACTCTGATTGCTTCTGTTTTTAGTGAGAATTAACAACAACCTGTCGATGCAGCTAAATAAACTACAAgcaaacaatgaaaaaagtTTAATTGTGCAGAGAGAAGGCTTCTGCAGAGGACCCCAATGtctcacattaaaaaataaataattaacgAAGCTTCTGAATGTATTTATATAATTGATTTTCCTCTAGGTTGATCTGATTTATTGAGTTTTTcacatacaaaataaagtaATCCCCCTGCtttcaaagttattttaaaatgttcagaCTACTTAAGAGTTATTTCTCCTTTTTCTgtatataacattttttttctgacaccatgACCAGTGCAAGTAACAGAGTCTTAAGATGGTAATTGGATGTTTCTCACTGAAATACACCTTCAGAGTCGTAGTTGAATTATGTCCTTCAGTTTTTACATCCACAGGATCGTACCTTCTCTTTTTATATTCATGGCCACTCAAGAGCTGACGTAGTCCTACTGTAGTTTGAGAAAATGATTAGGATTTCCAAAACAACGGGAGGCCAAAACAGATGGCTCCTATTTGTCATCTAATCAAAGTCACAAATCAAAGTTGAACTGCAATTTTTTCAGGTAGATTTTCAGCCATTATTCCCTAATTTTCAGGGTTATCCCAACTTGTCAGGGTTAATATCACGTCCTCAAACTTTTTCAGGTTGTCTTTGAATTTTTATCATTATGTTTGTGGTTTGTGCTTGACAGTTCTGATTGGCTCTAAaaattcaaacacaaatcatttTATATTCTACTACCTcagtctgacagcaaggtgaaCCAGACCTGCAGGATGAAGATGTACAAACAGTATTTTAATGCAGGTTTTCCTCACCGCCTCATCCAGGTGCTGCCGGTCTGGGTGATCGTTGGGCGTGTGCTTCAGGATCTCCCTGAGCAGCAGCGGGTATTTCACCAGTCGGCTGCGGGGGATGTCCAGGAAGTTCCACAAGTCCAACTTCCTGCTGAATGGTGACTGGAGACAGCGCTGCAAGAAGTCCTGGACCCGCCGATCCTGCTTCTTCTGGTCCAACAAGGCCTTGGCCTTCACCTGGTTACTGCAGTACGCGGTGTAGGAGGAGAGACAGGGGAGCTGCAgcgacacagagacagagacctgGTTACTACACAATGTCAAAGACAATAATAACAGTAAGTATTTTCAGTGTGTTGTATTATGTGAAGAGAAACACTCACTCACCCAGTCAGTCAGGATGTGTCCCACATGCTCTGTGGACCCGTCAGGTTTTCTGGCGTCTCTGAGATGACTCAGCAGGTCTGATGAGAGACAAACGGTTATATTTAAAGACGTGAGACCCAAAGCAGCACAGGAACAGTGAAGACAATGTGGTGGCATCCAAAAAATACCGAAACAGCTTTAATAGCTGCACTGCACAAGCCTGAAAGGATGTCTGACCTCATGACAAAGTGATTGTTTCGAaacatttttataatatttttgtgaaacataaatatgtttttctacATAACCCTCCCTTCTTTCATTTCAAAAAAGAAGCCAAAGTTctcaaatgtcaaatattgccTGAATAAAATACAGTCTAAAATAACTggccagattttttttatttacatcagAAACTTATCAATCTTGGATGTGACATTTGATGTCAACTGATGTAACttgatatatttatttatttatatttttatgcattttacatatatacaaatatgtaaaaaataacGAGACCAGAAAAGAAGGGTATAAGGTCAGGAGCTAGCCTCATCATTGTCCTGAATACCCCAGGGCAGATAATGCAGAGCAATCCTATACCAAACAGTCTAACTTCTATTACAGACTGACATCATCTCCATTTTGTTTCAGCTAAGATTTAACATAGTTTAAAGAGCAACTTGGAtgtaaaagaacaaaacaaaactatataTCACAGCACTGGGGCCATGCTGTCAGCTGTATTATAGCAAAGGTTATCTCCTGATGAAGTAGagcaccatctgctggtggcaAAAGTCCCTGTTGTTTTTGGAGGTGCAGCCAAAGCAGCATCCTGTTTCCTTGTGATGCTTCTTTTGCTCATATGAGAATATACAAGAATGTGTGTCTAGATAATATAAAGTGTTCAATAATGACCTTACTCCAAAGTTCTTCAACTCCACTGTCCAATTTTTGAGGAATTGTCGCTGCTTGTTGCATTGAGACCAAGTACAGATATTCAGTAGtctgaaaatgcatgtgtttcaaAGTATTGAGCATATGACTAGATAAattagacttggattatactgcaggagctgTGTGTGAGTTTATAAATAGAGCTTAGATTCATCTGACACAACAATTCAGACTTGTTCCGTGTTGAAAGTGATAAGGAAATGTTATGACATCGAACCTAGTAAGATTACCATCTTAACTTTTACGTGAAATTCACCATGGTGCTTTTTCAGACATGAAACTGACATGTTAAACTGCCATTCCATAAACGTACGGGGGTGCATGTGCTCTGGGCCCTTCACTCAGCTGTAGACAGCTGCTGCATGTTTGAAACTTTTAAAGCATGTTGCATCAGGTGACCTTTGATGAAAAAGTTCCATCAGTTGCTCCCTCCTACCTTCATGCAGGGGAATCAGCGAGTCCAGAGTGCCGAAGATCTGGTTCAGTTCCTGCTcagtcatgattgacagcttcaGCATCGGGTCACGGTAGGCCTgcggcacacacacatgcacatatgagCAAATGAgcttggaaaataccggtacagTTCTTCAAGGAAAAATAATGGTTTTAATTGACCTTCTTTGCCAACTTGAGATCCTCCACCAAGTCTTGTTCGCCCTGAGCCAACTCAAATATGGCCTGCAAGGAGAGTTTCAGAAAAAAGATTGTCTTAGAAATTAATTTGGGTTACTAGTGCTTGTTAAGAGATGGGTAAGATGTGattatattttgcatttttgtattaTTGTCATTTCTATTTCTCTCATTATTTCGTTATGCAGTGAGAATAAGTATTTCATTTTGTAAAAGCAATTCTCAAAATAGCCGAAAATATTTGGTAAATTAATCACCAGAGaagaattgtgttttatttttgttgtgttctcaaagttagaaattgttgagacacaaaaaatgttattaaaaccCTTCAGTCCAGCAGCAGTGTGGTGCCGCTCACCTCTTGTCGTTTAATCTCTTTTGGGCTCAGAGGTTGCGTTGCTCCCAGCCGGACATCAAATGTCTCACTCCAAAGCTTGCTGTCACGGCGCTTGGCGGCTGGGGCTGTTGCCGTGGAAACCCGTGTTGCAGGCATGGTGGAGGAGGTGTTGGAGACTGTTGCTGAGATAACGCGCGTCTTCACcgtggatgaggaggaggagggaggaggaggatgagcgGCTCTCTCCGTCTGACTGTCATTACGAAAACTGATGGAGCgctgcagagacaaagagatgGTTTAACCAGCTGATAAATACAGAATATTATCAATATGTATTTAGGATATTGCTGCAATTCAGGCATAGAGCTGTAAAGTGGGAGGAGATACTTTGGGTGACCTTGGTTCCAGAagaaaaatctttattttcataaacaATATTTCATGACTCACAATTTGAGCTCTTCTACAGACTGTTTGGATCGTCAAAGATGAACAACTATGTGATAAGATATCTGGTTCTTTGATTCAATAATTAAAGGTATAAGGCCATGTGCATCAAAACTTTAGGGGAGAAGTCAACTACAACTCCCAAGGTGCACCAAAAATGTCAGGTGGAAGCTAAAGTTTACTGTTTTGAGGAAAACTGATTGAACAATTTGCAGCTTAAATCACTTTTGAATTATTGAACTGAAAGAAGAAACCATGTGGAAATCATTAAAACTGGAAGTCATTATATTAAACTATAGGATTATAATATTATACAGGAagcttttgtgtttctgtgtctagcaacctgaaaaaaaaagtgaaatgtaaaaatgtattaggaaaaaaatacacctcCAGAACCAGGTGAGCCACTTCAAAACTTAACTGAGGAGACATCTGATTGGCGGCTCACCTGCAGCGTCTGACCAATCCTCTTCAGCGGGACAGTCTTGACGGGCGGCAGCAGGCTGGCCAGAGATGTCACCCTGGATACAAGTTTACTGCGCTTGGTGCTGGGCTCCTGGGGGAAAGAACAGAGTCAGATTATGTTCATGTCATCACACAAAAATAAGTCAACTGTGATCCATGAGTCACTTCACACAATACAGAGTGTGAAGTCCAGAGGTGACATTGTAAGAGACACTGTGGCAGAGAAAGACGTCACAAATGTCCATATGATCTACAATCACAAGACTTAATTTCTTGGTCATCTTCATCTCCAATACACCATTAGCAGAGTTTACAAAGGTCAGTGCAGGTTGGGGTCAAAGCCCCCTAAAAAATGACAAAGCTTCAACAAAGTTCACAGAATGACGTcttcaaatgactttttttttctgacaaacaGTCCAAATGTCTGTTTTCACCACACACCATCAAAAACAAAGCAAGACAAATAGCAAGAAACTGCATGACACAGATGTTGGAAAAAAGAACTTACGAGACCAGATACAAAGTTTCATTTATATAAAGAGACAAAAGGAGCTATATATGCATTCAGTACTCTTATTGCATTTGGCTTGCTGTACATGTTTGGAGTGGAACTAGGACAGTATCAGATTTTCATGGCCAAAAGACTTTATGATGACCATATTATTgtgatatatttaaaaaaaaaaataaaaaaataaaaacactatcAGTAAAATTCAACCTTAACTTTGCTTATTGtccatttttctctttttggcaAATGATTTAAACTAAAAATATGAGTGCAGGGAGGTGGAGCAAGTCTGTAACCTTAACTGTACAAACCGTACACAAAGAACAATTA
Coding sequences within:
- the arhgef3 gene encoding rho guanine nucleotide exchange factor 3 isoform X2; protein product: MMGCCLFVYYRKKRKQASRDADSLSLCSLDINEPSTKRSKLVSRVTSLASLLPPVKTVPLKRIGQTLQRSISFRNDSQTERAAHPPPPSSSSSTVKTRVISATVSNTSSTMPATRVSTATAPAAKRRDSKLWSETFDVRLGATQPLSPKEIKRQEAIFELAQGEQDLVEDLKLAKKAYRDPMLKLSIMTEQELNQIFGTLDSLIPLHEDLLSHLRDARKPDGSTEHVGHILTDWLPCLSSYTAYCSNQVKAKALLDQKKQDRRVQDFLQRCLQSPFSRKLDLWNFLDIPRSRLVKYPLLLREILKHTPNDHPDRQHLDEAMLMVQSVVADINKRTGESECQYYKDRLLYTEDGQRDGLIERSRTLCCHGELKNNRGLKLHVFLFQDVLVITRSVSLNDQPVRYQLCRQSIPIRQLDLEDLSDGEMRVGGSIRGAFSNNERTKNFFRVSDRTGGQLQSHCFQASDAFNKQQWINCIKQAKEAAALTGDQPPQTGQCLETGLGGQIGPVSETGLSLSGDSGLEDEKGVWGEAETGLSVEGEEGEKDVGLDKEAEVGLTQETATGREMETDLGLNGGTGLELNGETGMDSETRLTTSETETGEMETGQGVGGEMGVEPGTTADWGMDGGGEGETLSGGADDVLTSLLSSAAPCQEEGEKEVMEEEEEERDVMEEEQRGTEEGEEVGMDTSEDDSLECEELDLRC
- the arhgef3 gene encoding rho guanine nucleotide exchange factor 3 isoform X4, which codes for MVAGRMPVVFLLSKGKYNMGKQVEEPSTKRSKLVSRVTSLASLLPPVKTVPLKRIGQTLQRSISFRNDSQTERAAHPPPPSSSSSTVKTRVISATVSNTSSTMPATRVSTATAPAAKRRDSKLWSETFDVRLGATQPLSPKEIKRQEAIFELAQGEQDLVEDLKLAKKAYRDPMLKLSIMTEQELNQIFGTLDSLIPLHEDLLSHLRDARKPDGSTEHVGHILTDWLPCLSSYTAYCSNQVKAKALLDQKKQDRRVQDFLQRCLQSPFSRKLDLWNFLDIPRSRLVKYPLLLREILKHTPNDHPDRQHLDEAMLMVQSVVADINKRTGESECQYYKDRLLYTEDGQRDGLIERSRTLCCHGELKNNRGLKLHVFLFQDVLVITRSVSLNDQPVRYQLCRQSIPIRQLDLEDLSDGEMRVGGSIRGAFSNNERTKNFFRVSDRTGGQLQSHCFQASDAFNKQQWINCIKQAKEAAALTGDQPPQTGQCLETGLGGQIGPVSETGLSLSGDSGLEDEKGVWGEAETGLSVEGEEGEKDVGLDKEAEVGLTQETATGREMETDLGLNGGTGLELNGETGMDSETRLTTSETETGEMETGQGVGGEMGVEPGTTADWGMDGGGEGETLSGGADDVLTSLLSSAAPCQEEGEKEVMEEEEEERDVMEEEQRGTEEGEEVGMDTSEDDSLECEELDLRC
- the arhgef3 gene encoding rho guanine nucleotide exchange factor 3 isoform X3, which codes for MMGCCLFVYYRKRKQASRDADSLSLCSLDINEPSTKRSKLVSRVTSLASLLPPVKTVPLKRIGQTLQRSISFRNDSQTERAAHPPPPSSSSSTVKTRVISATVSNTSSTMPATRVSTATAPAAKRRDSKLWSETFDVRLGATQPLSPKEIKRQEAIFELAQGEQDLVEDLKLAKKAYRDPMLKLSIMTEQELNQIFGTLDSLIPLHEDLLSHLRDARKPDGSTEHVGHILTDWLPCLSSYTAYCSNQVKAKALLDQKKQDRRVQDFLQRCLQSPFSRKLDLWNFLDIPRSRLVKYPLLLREILKHTPNDHPDRQHLDEAMLMVQSVVADINKRTGESECQYYKDRLLYTEDGQRDGLIERSRTLCCHGELKNNRGLKLHVFLFQDVLVITRSVSLNDQPVRYQLCRQSIPIRQLDLEDLSDGEMRVGGSIRGAFSNNERTKNFFRVSDRTGGQLQSHCFQASDAFNKQQWINCIKQAKEAAALTGDQPPQTGQCLETGLGGQIGPVSETGLSLSGDSGLEDEKGVWGEAETGLSVEGEEGEKDVGLDKEAEVGLTQETATGREMETDLGLNGGTGLELNGETGMDSETRLTTSETETGEMETGQGVGGEMGVEPGTTADWGMDGGGEGETLSGGADDVLTSLLSSAAPCQEEGEKEVMEEEEEERDVMEEEQRGTEEGEEVGMDTSEDDSLECEELDLRC
- the arhgef3 gene encoding rho guanine nucleotide exchange factor 3 isoform X1 is translated as MQAGDGCQRGPRSKLQKKTSSFSLLSPDSWSLRGKKRKQASRDADSLSLCSLDINEPSTKRSKLVSRVTSLASLLPPVKTVPLKRIGQTLQRSISFRNDSQTERAAHPPPPSSSSSTVKTRVISATVSNTSSTMPATRVSTATAPAAKRRDSKLWSETFDVRLGATQPLSPKEIKRQEAIFELAQGEQDLVEDLKLAKKAYRDPMLKLSIMTEQELNQIFGTLDSLIPLHEDLLSHLRDARKPDGSTEHVGHILTDWLPCLSSYTAYCSNQVKAKALLDQKKQDRRVQDFLQRCLQSPFSRKLDLWNFLDIPRSRLVKYPLLLREILKHTPNDHPDRQHLDEAMLMVQSVVADINKRTGESECQYYKDRLLYTEDGQRDGLIERSRTLCCHGELKNNRGLKLHVFLFQDVLVITRSVSLNDQPVRYQLCRQSIPIRQLDLEDLSDGEMRVGGSIRGAFSNNERTKNFFRVSDRTGGQLQSHCFQASDAFNKQQWINCIKQAKEAAALTGDQPPQTGQCLETGLGGQIGPVSETGLSLSGDSGLEDEKGVWGEAETGLSVEGEEGEKDVGLDKEAEVGLTQETATGREMETDLGLNGGTGLELNGETGMDSETRLTTSETETGEMETGQGVGGEMGVEPGTTADWGMDGGGEGETLSGGADDVLTSLLSSAAPCQEEGEKEVMEEEEEERDVMEEEQRGTEEGEEVGMDTSEDDSLECEELDLRC